Below is a genomic region from Primulina eburnea isolate SZY01 chromosome 9, ASM2296580v1, whole genome shotgun sequence.
CCCCTATATCGAGTAATTGTGTAACAAATATTTTTGTgggatagaatatttcatgattgagTAAACATGTGTATTTATAGGGGGGAGTCAATGATAATATTGTTTTCAGTGCACAACCACTGCTCATGACAGGATGGCTCCCTATGCCCTGTCTCCTGACACTGTTACACCTGACAACTCATGTGTTTCTGGTCTTGTCACATGAACCTTACGTGCGCTAAATGACATATCAATGATTTCGGAGTATGGACCTCCACACCAATGAGCCCAAAATCGAAACTTGTGATCATTGTGCAAGGACACAGAAAGGTCCCTAGTCCTCTAAGTCTCATTACATTGCCCGGGCTAAGTTGAGCGTCCGGGATCTCTTGAATATGCTCTAGTTCCATTAGCTTCCCTGATGTCGCAAACCCATGGATGGCTTATAAAGAGCACTTCCTTTCCACGAGTTGGTTCTTACCACGCCTTCCCTTACCCAAGTTGGCTTTTGCCTTACCTAACTTTCACTCTTGGATCTGTCCTCCTGCCCGAGTCCTAGGATGACCCGGGTTCTTCCCTCTTTTCGGGGTATCACCACGGTTCAACTGCTATTTTCTGGCATTCATAGGTTTCAAACTGGACTACCTGATCCTCAAGATTCTAGTTGGACTACATTTTCCTCCAACTAGTTATTCTAAAGTCAGGCTGCACGTCTTTTTATAAGATCAAGTCGCTCCCAAGTCTCAAGCTGGACTACTTAAAGAGCTCAAACTACATATTGGTTTTTAGTTGGTATGCTTGCACATCAAGTCAGTCTGCTTTCCTACCAACAAAACAATTCAGAAAATCATTTTTTCCAATTAATGTATAATAGTCGATGTCTCCAATTGTTCAATAATATCTCCTAATGAAACGAAAATACGTGCATGTTTTTTTGTCTCATGAATCAATTTTTTACAAGCTGTtaaattaaagttttaaatacatGCCAATGAGCATCAATTTTAGGGACTACAAAGGAAAAGAAGACAAAATACAACTTGCTTTTATGTTGGCTACAAGTACAGGTGATCGTTGATAAAGTTTTGACCGTCGAAAAAGGTCAAGTATATAAAGGCACTATACAAGACTGAAGAAGATTGTGTTCAAGAGAGTTATGTTTTGTTTATGTCTGAACCTAGTCTTCAATAGATAATTGATGTTTGTATATGTGTAGTAGAGGCAGGGCCGATCCTAACAATATTTGGGTCTGAGTCTAACTTTTAAAGAGTGGCCTCTGAATTATAATGTgtgttcaaattttttttagttccataaaaatttttcaaattaaatcaatacgttaaagacaatataaaaaacaaaatgaataaaaatatcaaacatgttcAAAATGATCACTAAAAAACAACCCGCCTAATAGTTTTAGAGCTAAAAATACTAATCAAGTATGTATAATCAAGTTGTTCAGTAATTTCTTTCTCAATCGATAACATAGCCAAtccattcaatctttcttgtgacATGGTTGATCGGAAAAAAGTTTTGATGAGCTTTAACTTTGAGAAACCTCGCtctgcacttgctactgtgatCGGGACAGTCAATAAGATTTTATAAGCAATATGAGCATTTGGGAAACACCCATCCATTTTCTTCAAGTAATTAACTACATCAATAGCCGATTTTGTTTGTCTTGGTAATGAGCACCTCAAGAATATCAACTACGAAAATAGGTCATCCTCATTAATATCAGAACAACCCTTATGAGTcaaataattttcaagattcttGCAAGACCTCAACAAAGTTTCATCGTCTGCACGTTGTAACCTCTCTAGATTGAACAAAAAACCAAATGTttcttcatatttttgaaactgttcaaatcgagctttcataGAAGAACGAGCTTGATCGATTATAAAGAGAAAGTAGTAAATTCGAAAAGATTCTGCAGCTGACTGTATCACTTCTTCACTGTTACTTTCACCAAATTGTTTCTTTCTTCGAATAACATGTTTCTCTCGAAATACAGCTTCAATGCCCATCTCACAtgccatttctttagcttcaacCATGGCCTTATCGTAACCATCTTCTCTAAATTCTTCAAGAAATAAAACAATTCCTTCTAAAAGTTTGATAGcaacatcaatatcaatattttcACATTGAATAAATTTGCTCATAGTGTTGATAGCATGCAACAACTTGTATCAAATTACCACACCAAGCAAGAATTCAAAATTCTCAAGTTCATATAATGCTAAGGACTCAGCTTCACTCTTCGTTTTGGGATCTTCACTATCATTTGTCAAGTCATACAAAGCATCTCTTATTTGTGCAATTTGCTCCTTTATAGTTTTAACACTCTCAACATGACTTTCCCATCGTGTTTGTGACAATGGCTTAACTGTCAAACCCTTCACGTGATCTTTGAAAATCTTCCACCGCTTGGTAAAAGAGGAGAACAATGTATATATCTGTTGTATTACTCTAAAAAATGATATAGCCTTAGGACAACAATTCGCCATATCACACAAAGCTAAATTGAGACTGTGACAACCACAAGGAGTATAAAAAGCTCTGGGATTCATTTCAAGTAACCTTTTTTGTACACCTTTATGCCTACCTTTCATATTAGATCCATTATCATATCTTTGACCTCTAATATCATCAATATCAAGCTCAAGATTGACTAAagcatttttaagatgcataaaAAGCCCAAGTCCCGAAGTATCAACAATATCTAAAAATTGCACCCAATATTCTTCTACTGTTGTGAAACTTTTTGAATCATTTAAACATCGTATGACAATGGACATTTACTCTTTGTGACTGATATCAGAAGTACAATCTAATatgattgaaaaatattttgcttTTCTTACCTTTGCAAGTATTGTTTTTCTTACCTCGCTTGCCAACATCTGTATCAACTCATTTTGAATTCTGCAATCAAGATATGTAGTATAAGTCTCATGGTTTTTAATCCGTCGGAGGTGCTCTTTCATTACTGGATCAAACTCTGCAATCATTTCAATCATTTGTAGAAACAAACCATTGTTTTCAACATAAAGTTTTTCACAACTACCTCGAAATGCTAAGTTATTTTTCGCCAATCGTTGAACAACTGCGATTATCCTCTGTAACACTTGTTTCCAATGCTCTTTTTCTTTATTAATCTGTACTTGTACTCCTGCATCAATCACTTAATTTGTCTTCAATCTTCTTTCCAATTCAAGCCAATTTGTCATACACTCCATATGCTCCTTACTCGCTTCATGATTTGCAAGACATCGACTCAAATTATGCCAATCATTGTATCCTTCATTAGCTAACTGACAATATCCAGTCTTGGCTACTTTCTTCTTGAATAACTTACAGCAAAAACAAAAAATCTTGTTACAAGAAACTGAATATAATAGCCATCTTCTATCACTTTTCTCCCCGTTTGGCAAAATTCTCTTATAATGTGACACATTGAAATGCCTGTTAGCGCTATCTTTAGGAAATACATTTATGACATCTCTATTCGGACCTCTTTCTACTAAAAATTTTCTAACTTTTTGATcaatcactacaagaaaaatgatttttcgcAGCACGTTATCAACAGCGTGCATgaaaagcacgctgcgaatagtgcttttaacggcgtgcatcaaaagcacgctgcgaaaagtaatattttcagCGTGCATTTATGTGTGCTGTAAATATTATATACTTTCCGCAGCGTGCCTTTCATGCGCGCCGTTAATAACATATacattaacggcgtgcattaaaagaaTGCTGCGGAaagtaatattatatattattcgcAGCATGCAATAATGTGCGCTGTTAATACCCTATGCATTCACGGCGTGCAATGATGGCACGCTGCGGAAAATGTTGCgaaattttaaattagcgacagtttttatcaaaccgtcgctaatttaaatatTGCGACGGTTTACAAAAATCGTCGCCATTTTAAATCGACGACGGTATAATAAAACACCGTCGCTGTTAGCGACATATTttagaaaaccgtcgctaattgccgTAAATCAGCGACAATTatatttaaaccgtcgctatgtaaATCGTCgctcatagcgacggtttgtttgAAAACCGTCGGTAATAGTcgcaaattgtctataaatatccgATTTCCGTTCCACTTTCCTCCACACTActttacaacacttaaaatttttctctcttatacgattttaatttcgatttaagtacatttttttgtttcaatttttggttaatttttttaaatgttttaattaagaTCATTAGTTTATTTATCATAAGTGAGTTTATTTATCATAGGTGTatcgtattttttaaaaaaaattactaagtaaattttttttttatttttacgcagattttagcgacggtttataatacCGTCTCTAAATTTAAATACCGTCGTTACGTttgcaaaccgtcgctaaatttaaataCCGTCGTTAcggtttaaaaaccgtcgcacatCAGCGACAGCTTCTTtggttttaaaccgtcgctattagcgacagatttgtcacaaaccgtcgctaatatttaaGTGTTTTTTTAACATTAACGGTGTACATTGCATGCTGCGGATAGTGTATTAACGGCGTACATATGCACGCCGTTGATAATAGTATTAACAGCGTGCGCATGTGCGCTgcggataatcttgaactttcaacagCTTTCAACTTCGCAGCATGCAATGTGCGCCGCGGAAAGAGAATTTGCGCGCTGCGAAaagccatttttgttgtagtgaatgTGGTCCCACTTTGCCAGATCATCAGACCAAGTTTCCTGATTCAAGTTCTCATATTGAACAAACTCTTCATCTTTCTCATGATCATTGAATACATCCACATCGACAGACTCAAGGAACTTTTTAGTATCAATCTCGTTCTCATCCAATTCATTATCTTGTTCTCTACTAATTGAATTATCAACCATGTTTTCAACCTCTGCAACTATGTTTTTGTTTGAAACAAAGTAATTGTTGATATCTCCAGCTTGACTTTGAATCATTTCTTCAATCTTTAGcttccttttttttttgagaCTCAGACATGTACTTAGGAGGCATGATTAACCTAAGAATTcaaaaaataattcaatgaacaatttaataaataaatgacAAAGAATTCAGATACAATCCACTGTTTATTCTAATTTTACACTTTCTCCAATATCCCTAAATTCTCAAATGTGATTATGATTAAGTTAATCTATTTTTTTCATATAATTAATTCATCAATAGACCAAACCAATCACAGTACTTACTAGAAACGTTTCACAATGTGTTTGTAACTGTAACATTAAATGAGTCGATAGTCTTGGTTTTGGTGCGAATAATATAGATCCGGGATTAATAATTAGAGCCTAACTACATGGGCaacaaagaaaaatttattccCATAAATTAATTTTTCGACCTTATAGTTTCAAATTATTGAAGATAAAAGTAAATCATTTAAGGTTATTTCTGCAGGGAGCACAGCTTTGTGTGAAGTACTCCACTACAGGCTACAGTAATGCACGATTATTATTGGAAATCAGGTAAATTTATGGGAATAATGTGGCCCATAGCTCCAGATCTGGATGTGTTACGCGTGTGCAAAAATGATTTACAAGCTTGAGTCAAACATCGACAAGGAATTCACAATGACAAGTATCTGAAGGTCCAAGCTAGGCGGTGCTGCAGCCGTGCAGGAGATGGAGGCGATTGAACAGGAGCAAGAGCGGCTGTCGGTGGTGAACTCACCGGCTCGGAAGCTGGCGGAGAAGTTGAGACGGTCGGTGGAGAACTTACAGGAGCTATTGCCGGAGAGGAACGGAAACAGAAGGAGCGACTGGAGCTGCAAAATTTTAAATCCCTTATAAAATGATTTAgtgttatatataataaaaaaattttaaaatttttgggcCCTAAAAAAGGGATGAGTCTGAGTCATTGGACACATTTGCTTCTGAATAAACACGGCCCTGAGTAGAGGATATTCAGAGGTTCAGTTTATGCATTTGATAAGTCATAATTGAATTTAGTTTTTACAAAATATTGTAAAATCAAAGTtataaatgaaaacaaaacaagtCTTAGATGGGTTTTGACAAACTTGGGTCCCATCTCGCCCCACTTTAAACCTACCTCACTACCTAATAAGTCCAATACAGGTTGGACATGATaaattttttcattaaaaaaaaaaaattaatggtaGTCATTACAtaataataaaacatttaaaaattaataaatcataaaatttattttcatctttatgttaataatatttagtagcaaaaaaatttatcacgattaaaatttattattttatattcaactaataaaaaaaatttcgtaattatatatttttatattaaaatatcgtAATAATATACATTTATTTCAATCATAGAGTATTGTGAATAAAATTAGGAATTAATGTATTTATCTttcaatataataaaaaatataattaaatcatgcatgtatacttatataaatatatagataATATATAATAGGCGGGATGGATCCGGGATGGGTTCACTAAATACCAGGACCCATTCCGACCCACTTCATTGGGTCAAACCTGCCTCGAACCTAGGACCCATTTCAACCCGCTTCACTGTTCGGGACGAGTTTGATATGAGTATGTGTTCATTGTCATCCATAACTAAAGTCATTTAGTATTTTTCTTCATTGAGTATAGAAGAAAGAGAGATGTACAAAAATTTTACTTTCGAACTTCtatatattttatgttatttatttagAGCTGCTTAGTATTTGTCTTATTTATACATATGTAGGGTTTATTAAAAGACTACCCAAGTAAATAAATACTACTCACTAGTCCAGTCAAATCCTTCCGCACTTGAAAAACTTTTTTTTATTGGTCAAGTCGTGTTAATTAGCTGGTTGAGAAACAATTACTGAACCGTTTCTTTCAAAAGCAGTACATTTTGGAGACAAGTGCATATCTCAGGGAGCATGAACAACTCAAAGAAACAAGAACGACCATTGTCGACAAATATAA
It encodes:
- the LOC140840820 gene encoding uncharacterized protein, translating into MSIVIRCLNDSKSFTTVEEYWVQFLDIVDTSGLGLFMHLKNALVNLELDIDDIRGQRYDNGSNMKGRHKGVQKRLLEMNPRAFYTPCGCHSLNLALCDMANCCPKAISFFRVIQQIYTLFSSFTKRWKIFKDHVKGLTVKPLSQTRWESHVESVKTIKEQIAQIRDALYDLTNDSEDPKTKSEAESLALYELENFEFLLEGIVLFLEEFREDGYDKAMVEAKEMACEMGIEAVFREKHVIRRKKQFGESNSEEVIQSAAESFRIYYFLFIIDQARSSMKARFEQFQKYEETFGFLFNLERLQRADDETLLRSCKNLENYLTHKGCSDINEDDLFS